The following nucleotide sequence is from Pelodiscus sinensis isolate JC-2024 chromosome 8, ASM4963464v1, whole genome shotgun sequence.
TGGTACTACTTATGGAGATGACTCAATGGCATGTATGACCTCCTTCCATAGTGCTACTCAAAGAAACAAAGAAACGGTGGATGAGCTGAAACACATAGCAGCCACTACACCCAAACTTCCACCTATTTGCTCCAATGAAGATGTTTTACAAGCACTTTATGAGTATAATTATAAACACCATCCTCATGTGCTAGGTACTGTATTTAAGTTGTAATGAATTTGATTTCAGCCAAACATTCAATTAATGTTACTCGTACAATGTGAATTATAATTACAGTGTTCAGGGACATAGGAAGAGCCAAATTTTGTCTTCAGTTGCTAGCACATTGCtctgaattcagtgggagttaCACACACATGCATTCAGTGACAGAATTTGACCCTCTGTGTTATTCGTTTTTCTGCTATATCTTGGGTATTTCTCTAATAAGAATAGGTGTGTGTATCTATATATTTAAGGGTATAGACTCATTGTGATGTCGAATGATTTACATTGAGGCTTGCATCAGTTGTAATTGTTATCCAGAAATCCTTCCATTAATGGGGTTCTGAATACACTCATGCAATAGTATGCTCTCAACTTGTACTACTTTCTAAAAATCTGAAGCCAATGTTTTCAAACCTGGCAAACTAAACTTAGAGTAAAACTGGTCTGCTGTTTAGAGGAGCTGAGCACCTGTTTCTCAGACTGACTATAGTAGGAACTACAAATGCTCACCATCCCTGAAAAACTCAGCTTGTCTGGGAATCTAATGTTAGTCACTCagatttgaaaattttggcctccTTTTCTGAATCTTGATTCTGCCACCTTCACTCATGCTGATGGCTAACTTCTCCTGCAAGTGGTCTCACGCTTTCTCTCAGTGATACTGTGCTACTCAGTGTGACAGAGGCTGGCACCAAACCCCAAAGCCTGAACATGACTCCAAATGCTGTGACCCAGTCTGAGTTCAAACCTCGTTGCCCATCCTAGATTCCTGATTACCAGCTGCCACGAGCTACCATTTCTCATCTGATCAGAAGTGTTTTGGGACTGTAAAAGATGTTCAGAACTTCCTCCTGCAGTTACCTTAGAAAGCCCTTAATGTCATCAGATAGAATGTTCCTGAGTGACAGTTCTGAACTGTCACTTGCACCTTTCTTCCGAAGTCCTGTCATAGCATCAGGAAGGATTGATTCAAGAGTGAGGAAGAATTACAGGATATGGCCCCATAAAGAAGAAAAATCACCTCTAGGCCGCACTAAGGGGCATGTCAAAAGTTGTGAGACCCACTCTCAGTGATACAAAGTGGCCATTGAGCATTTTATGAGCCAAGTCAACTGGGAACATTTGTTCCAAGGCATTTATTGTATATAACATTTAAATTATTTCttatacagcctctccccgagttacgaacgagttacggaccaaacacttggctataactcgatctgttcgtaactcggaccccattgagttacatagcgaccttgctgtttgtaagcgcgggttgTGTTCGTAACTGAGGGACCACCTttatgaccgctccatgggagcatTGGTCGTAAATGTGAACGGTCGTAattcgaccattcgcaactcggggatcGGCTGTACTCTATAGcatcagttctcaaacttcaATACACCCTGACcttcttctgacaacaaaaattattcagtGACCCCAGGAAGGGAAACTGAAACCTGAGACTGCCTAAGCCCCATTGTTGCATGTGaggggccaaagctgaagccccTCACCTGACCTTAAGCCTGCCACCCAGGGCCGATGCCCTTAAACTTTGGCCCTCAGCAATGGGATTTGGCtgcagcaagtctaatgccagccctggtaGCCCCATTAACAGGGGGTCATGGCCTGCTTTGGGGTCCCACTCACTGagagtttgagaactgctgcactATGGTTGATATAAGCAGGTATTTTCTTAGACAGTGAGATGTAATTTTGAGGTGGTATCTATTCAATCATTTTGCAGGTACTATAGAAACTAAGAGACATTTCCTAGAGCCTCCTATTCCTGGCTGGACTGGGTTTGTGCCTAGAGCAAGGGTCACTGAACTGGGATATGGAATTCGTTACCATGAAATGGCAAAAAAGTGTTTTCAGGATTTTAAGAACATAGTAAATAAGGTCCACTGCGATCCATCCAACAATTTACACAAGTAAGTTTTTACTAAAATATATCAACTGAAAAGTGCAATATAAGATGGTGATGATGATCAATTGTATGGTGAAGTAGAGCCAGAAATAAATGTAACCTCACCAACTACTAAAGCAATCAAAGGGAGCAGGACAAGTAACAGGTTTATGTAGACTGTAGGTGCTCTcctggg
It contains:
- the SPMIP5 gene encoding sperm-associated microtubule inner protein 5 isoform X2, coding for MQPNQNTVDVWNSLIPGYTGYIPQRFYRIGTTYGDDSMACMTSFHSATQRNKETVDELKHIAATTPKLPPICSNEDVLQALYEYNYKHHPHVLGTIETKRHFLEPPIPGWTGFVPRARVTELGYGIRYHEMAKKCFQDFKNIVNKVHCDPSNNLHKGKKDEVKVSKGPSIDRRFYRPEGMLPKYSGHIPHERLVIGKTFGNLCRSCSVCSHMEESYGVYLTKKHNAALKLQKNLKCNVRS
- the SPMIP5 gene encoding sperm-associated microtubule inner protein 5 isoform X1 → MNKYRESMQPNQNTVDVWNSLIPGYTGYIPQRFYRIGTTYGDDSMACMTSFHSATQRNKETVDELKHIAATTPKLPPICSNEDVLQALYEYNYKHHPHVLGTIETKRHFLEPPIPGWTGFVPRARVTELGYGIRYHEMAKKCFQDFKNIVNKVHCDPSNNLHKGKKDEVKVSKGPSIDRRFYRPEGMLPKYSGHIPHERLVIGKTFGNLCRSCSVCSHMEESYGVYLTKKHNAALKLQKNLKCNVRS